The Molothrus ater isolate BHLD 08-10-18 breed brown headed cowbird chromosome 18, BPBGC_Mater_1.1, whole genome shotgun sequence genome window below encodes:
- the CUX2 gene encoding homeobox protein cut-like 2 isoform X3, with the protein MEPRWSPGPRPAAPEVIALSKRSKEAETAFLSVYKQLLEAPDPAPVLEAARSLEDRLQQLQRLEPEPPPLKDLSRPWKKHPELGSTKERREGRSPAAEPPLPGPDGKAKAPGTETPLHRHEADKQKGLQEAQVTLAARLGEAEEKIKVLHAALKATQTELLELRCKYDEEAASKADEVAMIMTNLEKANQRAEAAQREVESLREQLAAVNSSLRLACCSPTGTTGQDKVNYSMCSGSRLEAALAAKDREILRLLKDVQHLQSSLQELEESSATQIAELEGQLAAKNEAIEKLEEKLQAQADYEEIKTELSILKAMKVASAGCSLPQASAVARPEALAGLCQPCRRCLRRLSPSRLGSLQSISKAEEALVLGKEAFYPSQKYLLEKPSLLASTEEDHSEDESGKDPLGMEQPYPSPHHAPADDPASPTPLPPLPGPGVAPDGPRTFSLSPFPGGERLSGDPKAPHLPLPSYKSESSSGAPPFPSSFFGAKSSTVHPVPVPATSATSPPGEPSEGSASSSSEEEQLDTAEIAFQVKEQLLKHNIGQRVFGHYVLGLSQGSVSEILARPKPWHKLTVKGKEPFIKMKQFLSDEQNVLALRTIQVRQRGSITPRIRTPETGSDDAIKSILEQAKKEIESQKGGEPKTPSASQAVANGAGSSSSEDAIKSILEQARREMQAQQQALLDMESGAGGRGGDAAPTERSTLGTVSQNITPALVKQEEGSGASPGPPQTPLAVLSPAAFVQSIIRKVKSEIGDAGSYFDQHWASERSLLSRPYTSVSPSLSSSSSSYSSMANGRGWPRGEPSEGGTNEDELQPADEEPQRLSEMKAEGAGAEPAAGGRLSYYPTYVPRTLKPTVPPLTPEQYEMYMYREVDTLELTRQVKEKLAKNGICQRIFGEKVLGLSQGSVSDMLSRPKPWSKLTQKGREPFIRMQLWLTDQLGQGISQQPTPSQASPAEPQLSPSPPPSPSEHEKGCQEPLTLALESSKENQQPESRSTPALGGKMYPNSQGPMGIQEIVAMSPELDTYSITKKVKEVLTDNNLGQRLFGESILGLTQGSVSDLLSRPKPWHKLSLKGREPFVRMQLWLNDPHNVEKLRDMKKLEKKAYLKRRYGLMSAGSDSESPSARSECASPSAPPQDLSLLQIKKPRVVLAPEEKEALKKAYQLEPYPSQQTIELLSFQLNLKTNTVINWFHNYRSRMRREMLVEGAQDNDTDPEQSGGTAIPGRRAPHSPDSDTEDHKPVLVGGEPPCAAVPVKVKEEQGDAGGWSRRRDSRSPAGAAEGTGPPQEEQGAAPHATAPGLPRRGGRAGATAGGPPPPPHPDSSQSSAGSSRCSLVVSPTSPSAASSPGLTGSASPGPSSAGPVSPALPPAPGPRLSTSVQRRHEKMANLNNIIHRLERAANREEALEWEF; encoded by the exons GTGATTGCACTTAGTAAGAGAAGCAAGGAGGCTGAGACGGCTTTCCTGAGCGTTTACAAGCAATTGCTCGAAGCTCCAG ACCCCGCTCCTGTGCTGGAGGCTGCCCGGAGCCTGGAGGATcggctgcagcagctccagcgcCTCgagccggagccgccgccgctgAAGGATCTCAGCCGGCCCTGGAAGAAGCACCCGGAGCTCGGCAGCACCAAAG AGCGCAGGGAGGGGAGGTCGCCGGCAGCCGAGCCCCCGCTCCCCGGCCCCGACGGCAAAGCCAAAGCGCCCGGCACAGAGACCCCGCTGCACAGACATGAGGCAGACAAGCAAAA GGGCCTGCAGGAAGCTCAGGTCACCTTGGCCGCTcggctgggggaggcagaggagaagaTCAAAGTGCTCCACGCAG CGCTGAAGGCCACGCAGacggagctgctggagctgcgcTGTAAATACGACGAGGAAGCGGCGTCCAA GGCAGATGAAGTGGCCATGATCATGACCAACCTTGAAAAAGCCAACCAG CGGGCGGAGGCGGCGCAGAGGGAAGTGGAGAGTTTGAGGGAGCAGCTGGCGGCGGTCAACAGCTCCCTGCGCCTGGCCTGCTGCTCCCCGACGGGCACCACGGGG caggacaaAGTGAACTATTCCATGTGCTCAGGGTCGAGGTtagaggcagctctggctgccaaGGACCGGGAGATCCTGCGGCTCCTGAAGGACGTCCAGCACCTCCAGAGCtcgctgcaggagctggaggagtcCTCTGCCACCCAGATTGCTGAGCTGGAGGGACAGCTGGCGGCCAAGAACGAGGCCATCGAG aagctggaggagaagctgcaggcacaggctgacTACGAGGAGATCAAAACTGAGCTGAG CATCCTGAAGGCGATGAAGGTGgcctctgctggctgcagcctgccccAGGCAAGTGCCGTGGCACGTCCCGAGGCGCTGGccgggctgtgccagccctgccgaCGGTGCCTCCGCCGCCTGTCCCCATCTCGGCTTGGCTCCTTGCAGAGCATCTCGAAGGCAGAGGAGgccctggtgctggggaaggaggcTTTCTACCCCTCCCAGAAGTACCTGCTGGAGAAGCCCAGCCTGCTGGCCAGCACTG AGGAGGATCACTCCGAAGACGAGTCAGGGAAGGATCCGCTGGGCATGGAGCAGCCGTACCCATCTCCCCACCACGCCCCGGCTGATGACCCCGCGTCCCCCACTCCCCTCCCGCCGCTGCCTGGCCCCGGCGTGGCCCCCGACGGTCCCCGGACTTTCTCGCTGTCCCCCTTCCCGGGGGGCGAGCGGCTTTCAGgggaccccaaagccccccacctccctctgcccagcTACAAGAGCGAGAGCAGCAGCGGGGCACcgcccttcccctcctccttcttcGGGGCCAAAAGCAGCACCGTGCACCCCGTCCCCGTGCcggccaccagtgccaccagcccgCCCGGCGAGCCCTCCGAGGGCAGCGCCAGCAGCTCCAgcgaggaggagcagctggacacGGCCGAAATCGCCTTCCAggtgaaggagcagctgctgaagcaCAACATTGGGCAGAGGGTCTTCGGGCACTACGTGCTGGGGCTGTCACAGGGCTCCGTCAGCGAGATCCTGGCGCGGCCCAAGCCCTGGCACAAGCTGACGGTGAAGGGCAAGGAGCCGTTCATCAAGATGAAGCAGTTCCTGTCCGATGAGCAGAACGTGCTGGCCCTGAGGACTATCCAGGTGCGCCAGAGAG GTAGCATCACGCCACGGATCAGGACACCGGAGACCGGCTCTGACGACGCCATCAAAAGCATCCTGGAGCAGGCAAAAAAGGAGATTGAGTCGCAGAAGGGAG GGGAGCCCAAAACACCATCAGCATCACAGGCAGTGGCCAAcggggcaggcagcagcagctcagaagaCGCCATCAAGAGCATCCTGGAGCAGGCGCGGCGGGAGATGCAGGCGCAGCAGCAGGCGCTGCTGGACATGGAGTCGGGGgccggcgggcgcgggggggACGCGGCGCCCACCGAGCGCTCCACGCTGGGCACCGTCAGCCAGAACATCACCCCCGCCCTGGTCAAGCAGGAGGAGGGCAGCGGGGCCAGCCCTGGCCCGCCGCAGACGCCCCTGGCCGTGCTCTCCCCCGCCGCCTTCGTCCAGAGCATCATCCGCAAGGTGAAGTCGGAGATCGGCGACGCCGGCTCCTACTTCGACCAGCACTGGGCGTCGGAGCGGAGCCTGCTCAGCCGGCCCTACACCTCCGTGTCGCCTTcgctgtcctcctcctcctccagctaCTCCAGCATGGCCAACGGCCGGGGCTGGCCGCGGGGTGAGCCCAGCGAGGGTGGCACCAACGAGGACGAGCTGCAGCCGGCGGACGAGGAGCCCCAGCGGCTGTCGGAGATGAAGGCGGAGGGAGCCGGCGCGGAGCCGGCGGCTGGCGGGCGCCTGTCCTACTACCCCACGTACGTGCCACGGACCCTGAAGCCAACGGTGCCACCGCTGACGCCGGAGCAGTATGAGATGTACATGTACAGGGAGGTGGACACGCTGGAGCTGACCCGGCAGGTCAAGGAGAAGTTGGCCAAGAACGGCATCTGCCAGAGGATCTTCGGAGAGAAG GTGCTGGGACTGTCCCAGGGCAGTGTGAGTGACATGCTGTCGCGGCCCAAACCGTGGAGCAAGCTGACACAGAAGGGTCGGGAGCCCTTCATCCGCATGCAGCTCTGGCTGACAgaccagctgggccaggggatCAGCCAGCAGCCCACACCTTCCCAGG CCAGCCCGGCGGAACCCCAGCTGTCCCCCTCGccgccccccagcccctcagagcaCGAGAAGGGCTGCCAGGAGCCCCTCACCCTGGCCTTggagagcagcaaggaaaaCCAGCAGCCCGAGAGCCGCTCGACGCCTGCGCTGGGCGGGAAGATGTATCCCAACAGCCAGGGCCCCATGGGCATCCAGGAGATTGTCGCCATGTCCCCCGAGCTGGACACCTACTCCATCACCAAGAAGGTCAAGGAGGTCCTGACAGACAACAATTTAG GCCAGCGGCTGTTTGGGGAGAGCATCCTGGGCCTGACGCAGGGCTCGGTGTCCGATCTCCTCTCCAGGCCCAAGCCGTGGCACAAGCTGAGCCTGAAGGGGAGGGAGCCCTTCGTCCGCATGCAGCTCTGGCTCAACGACCCCCACAACGTGGAGAAGCTGCGCGACATGAAGAAGCTGGAGAAGAAGG cctACCTGAAGCGCCGGTACGGGCTGATGAGCGCTGGCTCGGACAGCGAGTCCCCCAGCGCCCGCTCCGAGTGCGCCAGCCCCAGCGCGCCGCCGCAGGacctcagcctgctccagaTCAAGAAGCCGCGGGTGGTGTTGGCGCCGGAGGAGAAGGAAGCCCTAAAGAAAGCCTACCAGCTGGAGCCATATCCCTCCCAGCAGACCATCGAGCTGCTCTCCTTCCAGCTCAACCTCAAGACCAACACCGTCATCAACTGGTTCCACAACTACAG GTCACGGATGCGCCGAGAGATGCTGGTGGAGGGTGCACAGGACAATGACACGGACCCGGAGCAGAGTGGTGGGACGGCCATCCCCGGGCGCCgggctccccacagccccgACTCGGACACGGAGGACCACAAACCCGTGTTGGTGGGTGGGGAGCCCCCCTGTGCCGCTGTGCCCGTGAAGgtgaaggaggagcagggcGATGCGGGCGGCTGGAGCCGCCGGCGGGACTCACGCAGCCCGGCCGGAGCGGCCGAAGGGACCGGACCtccccaggaggagcagggggcaGCCCCCCACGCCACCGCCCCCGGCCTCCCGCGGCGGGGAGGCCGCGCCGGTGCCACCGCTGGGGGACCTCCGCCGCCGCCACACCCCGACAGCTCCCAGTCCTCTGCAGGGTCATCCCGTTGCAGCTTGGTGGTGTCCCCAACGTCGCCCTCGGCAGCTTCCTCGCCCGGCCTCACCGGCTCAGCCTCACCAGGACCGTCCTCTGCCGGGCCGGTCTCGCCGGCGCTTCCACCGGCTCCCGGCCCCCGGCTCAGCACCAGCGTGCAGCGGCGCCATGAGAAGATGGCCAACCTCAACAACATCATCCACCGCCTGGAGCGGGCTGCCAACCGCGAGGAGGCCCTCGAGTGGGAGTTCTGA
- the CUX2 gene encoding homeobox protein cut-like 2 isoform X5 gives MCRYRTRFDARRLQVIALSKRSKEAETAFLSVYKQLLEAPDPAPVLEAARSLEDRLQQLQRLEPEPPPLKDLSRPWKKHPELGSTKERREGRSPAAEPPLPGPDGKAKAPGTETPLHRHEADKQKGLQEAQVTLAARLGEAEEKIKVLHAALKATQTELLELRCKYDEEAASKADEVAMIMTNLEKANQRAEAAQREVESLREQLAAVNSSLRLACCSPTGTTGQDKVNYSMCSGSRLEAALAAKDREILRLLKDVQHLQSSLQELEESSATQIAELEGQLAAKNEAIEKLEEKLQAQADYEEIKTELSILKAMKVASAGCSLPQASAVARPEALAGLCQPCRRCLRRLSPSRLGSLQSISKAEEALVLGKEAFYPSQKYLLEKPSLLASTEEDHSEDESGKDPLGMEQPYPSPHHAPADDPASPTPLPPLPGPGVAPDGPRTFSLSPFPGGERLSGDPKAPHLPLPSYKSESSSGAPPFPSSFFGAKSSTVHPVPVPATSATSPPGEPSEGSASSSSEEEQLDTAEIAFQVKEQLLKHNIGQRVFGHYVLGLSQGSVSEILARPKPWHKLTVKGKEPFIKMKQFLSDEQNVLALRTIQVRQRGSITPRIRTPETGSDDAIKSILEQAKKEIESQKGGEPKTPSASQAVANGAGSSSSEDAIKSILEQARREMQAQQQALLDMESGAGGRGGDAAPTERSTLGTVSQNITPALVKQEEGSGASPGPPQTPLAVLSPAAFVQSIIRKVKSEIGDAGSYFDQHWASERSLLSRPYTSVSPSLSSSSSSYSSMANGRGWPRGEPSEGGTNEDELQPADEEPQRLSEMKAEGAGAEPAAGGRLSYYPTYVPRTLKPTVPPLTPEQYEMYMYREVDTLELTRQVKEKLAKNGICQRIFGEKVLGLSQGSVSDMLSRPKPWSKLTQKGREPFIRMQLWLTDQLGQGISQQPTPSQASPAEPQLSPSPPPSPSEHEKGCQEPLTLALESSKENQQPESRSTPALGGKMYPNSQGPMGIQEIVAMSPELDTYSITKKVKEVLTDNNLGQRLFGESILGLTQGSVSDLLSRPKPWHKLSLKGREPFVRMQLWLNDPHNVEKLRDMKKLEKKAYLKRRYGLMSAGSDSESPSARSECASPSAPPQDLSLLQIKKPRVVLAPEEKEALKKAYQLEPYPSQQTIELLSFQLNLKTNTVINWFHNYRSRMRREMLVEGAQDNDTDPEQSGGTAIPGRRAPHSPDSDTEDHKPVLVGGEPPCAAVPVKVKEEQGDAGGWSRRRDSRSPAGAAEGTGPPQEEQGAAPHATAPGLPRRGGRAGATAGGPPPPPHPDSSQSSAGSSRCSLVVSPTSPSAASSPGLTGSASPGPSSAGPVSPALPPAPGPRLSTSVQRRHEKMANLNNIIHRLERAANREEALEWEF, from the exons GTGATTGCACTTAGTAAGAGAAGCAAGGAGGCTGAGACGGCTTTCCTGAGCGTTTACAAGCAATTGCTCGAAGCTCCAG ACCCCGCTCCTGTGCTGGAGGCTGCCCGGAGCCTGGAGGATcggctgcagcagctccagcgcCTCgagccggagccgccgccgctgAAGGATCTCAGCCGGCCCTGGAAGAAGCACCCGGAGCTCGGCAGCACCAAAG AGCGCAGGGAGGGGAGGTCGCCGGCAGCCGAGCCCCCGCTCCCCGGCCCCGACGGCAAAGCCAAAGCGCCCGGCACAGAGACCCCGCTGCACAGACATGAGGCAGACAAGCAAAA GGGCCTGCAGGAAGCTCAGGTCACCTTGGCCGCTcggctgggggaggcagaggagaagaTCAAAGTGCTCCACGCAG CGCTGAAGGCCACGCAGacggagctgctggagctgcgcTGTAAATACGACGAGGAAGCGGCGTCCAA GGCAGATGAAGTGGCCATGATCATGACCAACCTTGAAAAAGCCAACCAG CGGGCGGAGGCGGCGCAGAGGGAAGTGGAGAGTTTGAGGGAGCAGCTGGCGGCGGTCAACAGCTCCCTGCGCCTGGCCTGCTGCTCCCCGACGGGCACCACGGGG caggacaaAGTGAACTATTCCATGTGCTCAGGGTCGAGGTtagaggcagctctggctgccaaGGACCGGGAGATCCTGCGGCTCCTGAAGGACGTCCAGCACCTCCAGAGCtcgctgcaggagctggaggagtcCTCTGCCACCCAGATTGCTGAGCTGGAGGGACAGCTGGCGGCCAAGAACGAGGCCATCGAG aagctggaggagaagctgcaggcacaggctgacTACGAGGAGATCAAAACTGAGCTGAG CATCCTGAAGGCGATGAAGGTGgcctctgctggctgcagcctgccccAGGCAAGTGCCGTGGCACGTCCCGAGGCGCTGGccgggctgtgccagccctgccgaCGGTGCCTCCGCCGCCTGTCCCCATCTCGGCTTGGCTCCTTGCAGAGCATCTCGAAGGCAGAGGAGgccctggtgctggggaaggaggcTTTCTACCCCTCCCAGAAGTACCTGCTGGAGAAGCCCAGCCTGCTGGCCAGCACTG AGGAGGATCACTCCGAAGACGAGTCAGGGAAGGATCCGCTGGGCATGGAGCAGCCGTACCCATCTCCCCACCACGCCCCGGCTGATGACCCCGCGTCCCCCACTCCCCTCCCGCCGCTGCCTGGCCCCGGCGTGGCCCCCGACGGTCCCCGGACTTTCTCGCTGTCCCCCTTCCCGGGGGGCGAGCGGCTTTCAGgggaccccaaagccccccacctccctctgcccagcTACAAGAGCGAGAGCAGCAGCGGGGCACcgcccttcccctcctccttcttcGGGGCCAAAAGCAGCACCGTGCACCCCGTCCCCGTGCcggccaccagtgccaccagcccgCCCGGCGAGCCCTCCGAGGGCAGCGCCAGCAGCTCCAgcgaggaggagcagctggacacGGCCGAAATCGCCTTCCAggtgaaggagcagctgctgaagcaCAACATTGGGCAGAGGGTCTTCGGGCACTACGTGCTGGGGCTGTCACAGGGCTCCGTCAGCGAGATCCTGGCGCGGCCCAAGCCCTGGCACAAGCTGACGGTGAAGGGCAAGGAGCCGTTCATCAAGATGAAGCAGTTCCTGTCCGATGAGCAGAACGTGCTGGCCCTGAGGACTATCCAGGTGCGCCAGAGAG GTAGCATCACGCCACGGATCAGGACACCGGAGACCGGCTCTGACGACGCCATCAAAAGCATCCTGGAGCAGGCAAAAAAGGAGATTGAGTCGCAGAAGGGAG GGGAGCCCAAAACACCATCAGCATCACAGGCAGTGGCCAAcggggcaggcagcagcagctcagaagaCGCCATCAAGAGCATCCTGGAGCAGGCGCGGCGGGAGATGCAGGCGCAGCAGCAGGCGCTGCTGGACATGGAGTCGGGGgccggcgggcgcgggggggACGCGGCGCCCACCGAGCGCTCCACGCTGGGCACCGTCAGCCAGAACATCACCCCCGCCCTGGTCAAGCAGGAGGAGGGCAGCGGGGCCAGCCCTGGCCCGCCGCAGACGCCCCTGGCCGTGCTCTCCCCCGCCGCCTTCGTCCAGAGCATCATCCGCAAGGTGAAGTCGGAGATCGGCGACGCCGGCTCCTACTTCGACCAGCACTGGGCGTCGGAGCGGAGCCTGCTCAGCCGGCCCTACACCTCCGTGTCGCCTTcgctgtcctcctcctcctccagctaCTCCAGCATGGCCAACGGCCGGGGCTGGCCGCGGGGTGAGCCCAGCGAGGGTGGCACCAACGAGGACGAGCTGCAGCCGGCGGACGAGGAGCCCCAGCGGCTGTCGGAGATGAAGGCGGAGGGAGCCGGCGCGGAGCCGGCGGCTGGCGGGCGCCTGTCCTACTACCCCACGTACGTGCCACGGACCCTGAAGCCAACGGTGCCACCGCTGACGCCGGAGCAGTATGAGATGTACATGTACAGGGAGGTGGACACGCTGGAGCTGACCCGGCAGGTCAAGGAGAAGTTGGCCAAGAACGGCATCTGCCAGAGGATCTTCGGAGAGAAG GTGCTGGGACTGTCCCAGGGCAGTGTGAGTGACATGCTGTCGCGGCCCAAACCGTGGAGCAAGCTGACACAGAAGGGTCGGGAGCCCTTCATCCGCATGCAGCTCTGGCTGACAgaccagctgggccaggggatCAGCCAGCAGCCCACACCTTCCCAGG CCAGCCCGGCGGAACCCCAGCTGTCCCCCTCGccgccccccagcccctcagagcaCGAGAAGGGCTGCCAGGAGCCCCTCACCCTGGCCTTggagagcagcaaggaaaaCCAGCAGCCCGAGAGCCGCTCGACGCCTGCGCTGGGCGGGAAGATGTATCCCAACAGCCAGGGCCCCATGGGCATCCAGGAGATTGTCGCCATGTCCCCCGAGCTGGACACCTACTCCATCACCAAGAAGGTCAAGGAGGTCCTGACAGACAACAATTTAG GCCAGCGGCTGTTTGGGGAGAGCATCCTGGGCCTGACGCAGGGCTCGGTGTCCGATCTCCTCTCCAGGCCCAAGCCGTGGCACAAGCTGAGCCTGAAGGGGAGGGAGCCCTTCGTCCGCATGCAGCTCTGGCTCAACGACCCCCACAACGTGGAGAAGCTGCGCGACATGAAGAAGCTGGAGAAGAAGG cctACCTGAAGCGCCGGTACGGGCTGATGAGCGCTGGCTCGGACAGCGAGTCCCCCAGCGCCCGCTCCGAGTGCGCCAGCCCCAGCGCGCCGCCGCAGGacctcagcctgctccagaTCAAGAAGCCGCGGGTGGTGTTGGCGCCGGAGGAGAAGGAAGCCCTAAAGAAAGCCTACCAGCTGGAGCCATATCCCTCCCAGCAGACCATCGAGCTGCTCTCCTTCCAGCTCAACCTCAAGACCAACACCGTCATCAACTGGTTCCACAACTACAG GTCACGGATGCGCCGAGAGATGCTGGTGGAGGGTGCACAGGACAATGACACGGACCCGGAGCAGAGTGGTGGGACGGCCATCCCCGGGCGCCgggctccccacagccccgACTCGGACACGGAGGACCACAAACCCGTGTTGGTGGGTGGGGAGCCCCCCTGTGCCGCTGTGCCCGTGAAGgtgaaggaggagcagggcGATGCGGGCGGCTGGAGCCGCCGGCGGGACTCACGCAGCCCGGCCGGAGCGGCCGAAGGGACCGGACCtccccaggaggagcagggggcaGCCCCCCACGCCACCGCCCCCGGCCTCCCGCGGCGGGGAGGCCGCGCCGGTGCCACCGCTGGGGGACCTCCGCCGCCGCCACACCCCGACAGCTCCCAGTCCTCTGCAGGGTCATCCCGTTGCAGCTTGGTGGTGTCCCCAACGTCGCCCTCGGCAGCTTCCTCGCCCGGCCTCACCGGCTCAGCCTCACCAGGACCGTCCTCTGCCGGGCCGGTCTCGCCGGCGCTTCCACCGGCTCCCGGCCCCCGGCTCAGCACCAGCGTGCAGCGGCGCCATGAGAAGATGGCCAACCTCAACAACATCATCCACCGCCTGGAGCGGGCTGCCAACCGCGAGGAGGCCCTCGAGTGGGAGTTCTGA